Proteins encoded by one window of Scatophagus argus isolate fScaArg1 chromosome 8, fScaArg1.pri, whole genome shotgun sequence:
- the uba1 gene encoding ubiquitin-like modifier-activating enzyme 1: MSSSPLSKKRRLSGTETKTGSHCSSSNSVRTDLSHTPANGMAKNGNDAEIDEGLYSRQLYVLGHDAMKRMQNSSVLISGMRGLGVEIAKNVILGGVRSVTVHDQGVAEWRDLSSQFYLREEDLGKNRAEVSQPRLAELNNYVPVTAYTGALTEEYLTKFQVVVLTNASLDEQHRIGELCHSKGIKLIVADTRGLFGQLFCDFGEDMIVYDTNGEQPLSAMISMITKDNPGVVTCLDEARHGFESGDYVTFTEVQGMTELNGCQPVEIKVLGSYTFSICDTAAFTDYVRGGIVSQVKMPKKISFKSFSSSMAEPEFLMTDFAKFDRPGHLHVGFQAIHAFQKKHNRLPAPWNQADGDELLSLAKEVNSSQTGSAKVEQLDEALVKKLSYVAAGDLAPVNAFIGGLAAQEVMKACTGKFMPIMQWLYFDALECLAEEEGVMLTEEECAPRNCRYDGQIAVFGTKLQDILGKQRYFLVGAGAIGCELLKNFAMIGLAAGEGEVIVTDMDTIEKSNLNRQFLFRPSDVAKMKSDTAAAAVKQMNPSIRITGHQNRVGPDTERIYDDDFFESLNGVANALDNVDARMYMDRRCVYYRKPLLESGTLGTKGNVQVVIPFLTESYSSSQDPPEKSIPICTLKNFPNAIEHTLQWARDEFEGLFKQPPENAMQYLTDPKFMERTLKLPGAQPVEVLEAVYKSLVTDCPHSWADCVAWARNHWQCQYSNNIRQLLHNFPPDQLTSSGAPFWSGPKRCPHPLEFSTSNELHMDYIMAGANLFAQTYSVQGSTDRASVIKILQDVKVPTFTPRSGVKIHVSDQDLQNSNSSVDDSRLEELKTQLPSPESFQFKLNPIDFEKDDDTNFHMDFIVAASNLRAENYDIPPTDRHKSKLIAGKIIPAIATTTAAVVGLVCLELIKIVQGHKKLETYKNGFMNLALPFFAFSEPIAAPKHKYYEIDWSLWDRFEVTGLQPNGEEMTLRQFLDHFKNEHKLEITMLSQGVSMLYSFFMPAAKLKERLDLPMTEIVTKVSKKKLGKHVKALVFELCCNDLSDEDVEVPYVRYTIR, from the exons ATGTCCAGCTCGCCGCTGTCCAAGAAGCGTCGCTTGTCAGGAACAGAGACGAAGACGGGATCCCACTGCTCCTCCTCTAACTCTGTCAGAACTGATCTATCCCACACACCTGCCAAC GGCATGGCTAAGAATGGCAATGATGCTGAGATTGATGAAGGCTTGTACTCCAGACAACT TTATGTGTTGGGCCATGATGCTATGAAGCGCATGCAGAACTCCAGTGTCCTCATCTCTGGTATGAGAGGTCTTGGAGTGGAGATTGCCAAGAACGTCATCCTTGGAGGAGTTAGAAGTGTCACTGTGCATGACCAAGGAGTTGCAGAATGGAGGGACCTCTCTTCTCAG TTTTACCTTCGGGAGGAGGATCTGGGAAAGAACAGAGCAGAGGTTAGTCAGCCCCGTTTGGCTGAACTCAACAACTACGTCCCTGTGACCGCCTACACCGGAGCCCTCACTGAAGAATACCTTACCAAGTTCCAG GTGGTGGTGCTGACTAATGCCAGTCTTGACGAGCAGCACCGTATCGGAGAGCTCTGCCACAGCAAAGGAATCAAGCTGATTGTCGCAGACACACGTGGTCTGTTTGG cCAGCTTTTCTGTGACTTTGGTGAGGACATGATAGTGTATGACACAAATGGAGAGCAACCACTGAGTGCCATGATTTCCATGATCACCAAG GACAATCCAGGGGTTGTGACATGTCTGGATGAGGCTCGTCATGGCTTTGAGAGTGGAGACTATGTCACTTTCACAGAGGTTCAGGGTATGACAGAGCTCAATGGCTGCCAGCCGGTGGAAATTAAAGTTCTGG GTTCCTACACCTTCAGCATCTGTGACACAGCTGCCTTTACAGATTATGTAAGAGGAGGGATTGTCTCCCAGGTCAAGATGCCCAAGAAGATCTCTTTT AaatccttctcttcctccatggCCGAGCCAGAGTTCTTGATGACAGACTTTGCCAAGTTCGATCGTCCAGGACACCTGCATGTGGGCTTCCAGGCTATCCACGCCTTCCAGAAGAAACACAACCGCCTTCCTGCTCCTTGGAACCAG GCTGATGGGGATGAGCTGCTGTCACTGGCCAAAGAGGTGAACTCCTCTCAGACAGGATCAGCCAAAGTGGAGCAGTTGGATGAGGCTCTTGTCAAAAAGTTGTCCTATGTTGCTGCTGGTGACCTGGCCCCTGTCAATGCCTTTATTGGGGGTCTGgctgcacaggaagtgatgaag gCCTGCACAGGAAAATTCATGCCCATAATGCAGTGGCTGTATTTTGATGCTCTGGAGTGCCTGGCAGAAGAGGAAGGAGTCATGCTTACAGAGGAAGAGTGTGCCCCT AGGAACTGTCGATACGATGGGCAGATTGCAGTGTTTGGCACCAAGCTGCAGGATATACTTGGCAAACAGCGCTACTTCCTG GTCGGAGCAGGTGCCATTGGCTGCGAGCTGTTGAAAAACTTTGCCATGATTGGACTGGCAGCCGGAGAAGGTGAAGTCATCGTAACAGATATGGACACCATAGAGAAGTCCAACCTCAATAGACAGTTTCTCTTCAGACCCTCCGATGTTGCG AAAATGAAGAgtgacacagctgctgctgcggTGAAGCAGATGAACCCCTCAATCAGGATCACAGGTCACCAGAACAGGGTGGGCCCTGACACAGAGAGGATCTATGATGACGACTTCTTTGAAAGCCTCAATGGAGTGGCTAATGCCCTTGACAATGTTGATGCAC GTATGTACATGGACCGGAGATGTGTGTACTACCGTAAACCTTTATTGGAGTCCGGTACTCTGGGTACCAAAGGCAATGTCCAGGTTGTGATCCCATTCCTCACGGAGTCATACAGCTCCAGCCAAGACCCACCTGAGAAGTCCATTCCCATCTGTACCCTCAAGAACTTCCCAAATGCCAttgaacacacactgcag TGGGCCCGTGATGAGTTTGAGGGACTGTTCAAACAGCCACCGGAAAATGCCATGCAGTACCTCAC AGATCCAAAGTTCATGGAGCGTACTCTGAAACTTCCCGGAGCTCAGCCTGTGGAGGTGCTGGAGGCTGTTTACAAGAGTCTTGTCACAGACTGTCCTCACAGCTGGGCTGACTGTGTAGCCTGGGCACGCAATCACTGGCAGTGCCAGTACAGCAACAACATCCGCCAGCTACTGCACAACTTCCCCCCAGATCAG CTCACCAGCTCTGGTGCCCCCTTCTGGTCTGGTCCAAAGAGGTGTCCTCACCCCCTTGAATTCAGCACTAGCAAT GAGCTGCACATGGACTATATAATGGCAGGAGCCAACCTGTTTGCCCAGACATACAGTGTGCAAGGCAGCACTGATCGTGCAAGCGTGATCAAGATCTTGCAGGATGTCAAGGTTCCGACCTTTACCCCTCGTTCAGGGGTCAAAATCCACGTGTCTGATCAGGACCTGCAGAATAGCAATTCATCTGTTG ATGACTCCAGACTGGAAGAGCTGAAGACCCAGCTGCCTTCCCCTGAGTCTTTCCAGTTCAAACTCAACCCTATTGACTTTGAGAAG GATGATGACACCAATTTCCACATGGACTTTATTGTAGCAGCATCCAACCTGAGAGCAGAGAACTACGACATTCCccccacagacagacacaag AGCAAACTGATAGCTGGCAAAATTATTCCTGCTATTGCCACTACCACCGCTGCAGTGGTGGGCCTGGTGTGCCTGGAGCTTATCAAAATTGTCCAAGGACACAAGAAGCTGGAGACATACAAGAATGGCTTCATGAACCTGGCCCTGCCTTTCTTTGCCTTCTCTGAGCCTATTGCTGCTCCCAAACACAAG tacTACGAAATCGACTGGTCATTGTGGGATCGCTTTGAGGTCACAGGGTTGCAGCCCAATGGGGAAGAGATGACACTCCGACAGTTTTTGGACCACTTTAAA AATGAGCATAAGCTGGAGATCACCATGCTTTCTCAGGGAGTGTCCATGCTCTATTCCTTCTTTATGcctgctgccaaactcaaaGAGCGACTGGACCTGCC GATGACAGAGATTGTGACCAAGGTGTCCAAAAAGAAGCTGGGCAAGCATGTGAAAGCCCTGGTGTTTGAGCTATGCTGTAACGACTTGTCAGACGAAGATGTGGAAGTGCCCTATGTCAGATACACCATCCGCTGA